One window from the genome of Blastopirellula retiformator encodes:
- a CDS encoding recombinase family protein: protein MTTKTKDNTSTPTATIKLTAFIYIRVSTPSQEVDEQVRMIHQYAADHGIEIIAQYGDYQKRHKSDQRRSFQAMLNDIETLKPNMILVQRLDRFGTADSDELGYFITVLKRDGVRLITVIDGKDRSKGDMETAILNAVAACQSRQEQIDKAERVLFGKRRRAVLGEYVGSKYLVYGFDVVCIGKDGQEKWRMVEDSWDCRIKYTLNDAGEYVEVERYGNEIEKDPNGIMPDNEVRHRPSKDSSDRLFYSPSIRQERVDTLRRICEWFDVGWKTYQIAKQLNAEGIKPVHSDHWYSAFIDGLLANTVLVGRPAWNRTSQSTFRHLESGLIVETEEDTKGAYRQHDREEWFQPDDEVFEPFIDPELFDRIQTKLEDRKQATPKRSPRSEQLWLGGLWWDEESGLKLAGNSQGKHFKVKHPDHTDKKLTFKEAEWFIGQYLDAIGQRIDTLGKAVESKKLLEKLATEEWLKELRFEYIVLEIESYFESQLNEGMNRVGDVEVIVDYDDERNLIITTDGDYLELYCQMVKEDMEQNQSAVQDKMDERKRLTLELMAMKDKDQFIIDTYNDRIAQLSREIEAATSAPDFMAWWSEVHAEVNLLREKQAQVKESIEKGSYIQKAEAIRSLIDRITCHWETVPTTDGRYKSGQKTICRAVTIESNATAKDMDGQPIETMTIETPSGKNLSKWSSLEVATASKIEESPIPAPLFPTVLFRDSSEASVFHSSGVAKSPRF, encoded by the coding sequence ATGACCACCAAGACGAAAGATAATACAAGCACTCCGACCGCCACCATCAAACTGACGGCCTTCATCTACATTCGAGTTTCAACCCCAAGTCAAGAAGTCGATGAACAGGTCAGGATGATCCACCAGTACGCCGCTGACCACGGCATCGAAATCATCGCTCAATACGGCGACTATCAGAAGCGGCACAAGTCCGACCAGCGACGTTCATTTCAGGCGATGTTGAACGACATCGAAACCCTGAAACCGAACATGATCCTTGTTCAACGTCTCGACCGATTTGGAACCGCCGACAGTGATGAACTTGGGTACTTCATCACCGTCTTGAAACGGGATGGGGTTCGGCTCATCACGGTCATTGATGGCAAAGACCGCAGCAAGGGCGACATGGAAACCGCCATCTTGAACGCCGTCGCCGCCTGCCAATCTCGCCAAGAGCAAATTGACAAAGCCGAGCGAGTTCTGTTCGGGAAACGTCGCCGGGCTGTCTTGGGTGAGTATGTTGGCTCCAAGTATCTGGTTTACGGGTTCGATGTGGTTTGCATCGGCAAAGATGGCCAAGAGAAGTGGCGAATGGTCGAAGATAGTTGGGACTGCCGCATTAAGTACACCCTGAATGATGCCGGGGAATATGTTGAAGTCGAGCGGTATGGCAACGAGATTGAGAAAGACCCCAACGGCATCATGCCCGACAACGAAGTTCGCCACCGACCGTCAAAGGACTCATCCGACCGGCTGTTTTACTCACCGTCCATCAGGCAAGAGAGAGTGGACACGCTACGCCGCATCTGCGAATGGTTCGATGTTGGTTGGAAGACCTACCAAATTGCCAAGCAGTTGAACGCCGAAGGCATCAAGCCGGTTCATTCCGACCATTGGTATTCGGCGTTCATTGACGGCCTCTTGGCCAACACGGTTCTTGTCGGACGCCCTGCATGGAACCGAACCAGCCAATCCACGTTCCGTCATCTGGAAAGTGGTCTGATTGTCGAAACCGAAGAAGACACGAAGGGTGCATATCGCCAACACGACCGGGAAGAATGGTTCCAACCTGACGATGAGGTTTTCGAGCCATTCATTGATCCTGAATTGTTCGACCGCATTCAAACCAAGCTGGAAGACCGAAAGCAAGCGACCCCGAAGCGGTCGCCCCGAAGTGAACAACTCTGGTTGGGCGGCTTGTGGTGGGATGAGGAAAGCGGCCTCAAATTGGCGGGAAATAGTCAAGGCAAACACTTCAAGGTCAAACATCCTGACCATACCGACAAGAAGCTGACGTTCAAGGAAGCGGAGTGGTTCATTGGCCAATATCTTGATGCCATTGGCCAGCGGATCGACACATTGGGCAAAGCTGTTGAAAGCAAGAAGTTGTTGGAAAAGTTGGCTACCGAAGAATGGCTGAAAGAGCTTCGGTTCGAGTACATCGTGTTGGAAATCGAAAGCTACTTTGAGAGCCAGTTGAACGAAGGGATGAACCGGGTAGGTGATGTGGAAGTTATCGTAGACTACGACGACGAACGCAATCTCATCATCACAACGGACGGCGACTATCTGGAACTCTACTGCCAGATGGTCAAGGAGGACATGGAGCAAAATCAGTCGGCAGTTCAGGACAAGATGGATGAACGAAAGCGGCTGACTTTGGAACTGATGGCCATGAAAGACAAAGACCAATTTATCATCGACACCTACAACGACCGCATTGCCCAACTGAGCCGGGAAATCGAAGCGGCAACGTCGGCCCCTGATTTTATGGCATGGTGGAGTGAAGTTCACGCCGAAGTGAACTTGTTGCGGGAGAAGCAGGCCCAAGTCAAGGAGTCCATCGAAAAGGGCAGCTACATCCAAAAAGCCGAAGCCATCCGCAGCCTGATTGACCGCATCACCTGCCATTGGGAAACCGTCCCGACCACGGACGGCAGGTACAAGAGCGGCCAAAAAACCATCTGCCGGGCCGTGACCATCGAAAGCAATGCCACGGCGAAGGACATGGACGGCCAGCCGATTGAAACCATGACTATCGAAACTCCATCGGGAAAGAACTTGTCAAAATGGAGTTCGTTGGAGGTCGCCACCGCAAGCAAGATTGAAGAATCCCCGATTCCCGCACCTTTGTTTCCTACCGTGCTATTCCGCGATTCATCCGAGGCCTCCGTGTTCCATTCTTCTGGAGTCGCCAAATCGCCTAGATTTTAG
- a CDS encoding recombinase family protein, translated as MTIACYVRVSSRRQKDDSQRAEIQKWLDANGIDPKQVEWYSDKESGRTTKRPEFDRLQADIFHGKVKTVVLWKLDRLSRRLRDGVTILADWAERGLKIVVVTQQIEFNGAIGRTLAALLLGLAEIEWEYRKERQAAGIEVAKKKGIYKGRKPGTTKKTPDRAKELRDKGLTAAEIATALGVSERTVFRYLGKEAA; from the coding sequence ATGACCATCGCTTGTTACGTTCGGGTTTCCAGCCGCCGCCAGAAGGACGACAGCCAGCGGGCCGAAATCCAGAAGTGGCTGGACGCCAACGGCATCGACCCCAAGCAGGTCGAGTGGTACTCCGACAAGGAAAGCGGCAGAACCACAAAACGGCCAGAGTTCGACCGGCTCCAAGCCGACATTTTCCACGGCAAGGTAAAAACCGTGGTATTGTGGAAGCTGGATCGGTTGTCCCGGCGTCTACGGGATGGTGTGACCATCCTTGCGGATTGGGCCGAACGTGGTCTGAAAATCGTCGTTGTGACCCAGCAGATTGAGTTCAATGGAGCCATCGGGCGAACGCTCGCCGCCCTACTCTTGGGGCTGGCCGAAATCGAGTGGGAATACCGCAAGGAACGGCAAGCGGCAGGCATCGAAGTGGCCAAGAAAAAGGGCATCTACAAGGGCCGCAAACCCGGCACGACAAAGAAGACACCTGACCGTGCTAAGGAACTTAGAGACAAGGGATTGACCGCCGCCGAAATCGCCACGGCTCTTGGCGTGAGTGAGCGGACGGTGTTCCGATATTTGGGCAAGGAAGCAGCATGA
- a CDS encoding sigma-70 family RNA polymerase sigma factor, protein MSDEAALLAKISAGEVDALAKFIEARKPQLMAYIHRRLGAALKSKVEAEDIFQESSVEAIRAITPEFPGDKDPFSWLCQIAERKIIDAHRHHFGAQKRDAGRERSLDRRPASGGDGEVGLVNLLVKSMTTPSKAFSRNARELRLQAALSGLRDDQREAIRLKYIEGWASKDIANKLGKTDAAIRVMLTRTLKQLQTVLASQE, encoded by the coding sequence GTGAGCGACGAAGCGGCCCTGCTGGCGAAGATTAGTGCTGGTGAAGTTGATGCGCTGGCGAAGTTTATCGAAGCCCGCAAGCCGCAATTGATGGCGTATATCCATCGTCGGCTCGGAGCGGCGCTAAAATCGAAGGTGGAAGCGGAAGATATCTTCCAAGAATCGAGCGTCGAAGCGATCCGCGCGATTACGCCCGAGTTTCCCGGCGACAAAGATCCGTTTTCGTGGCTCTGTCAGATCGCCGAACGCAAAATCATCGACGCCCACCGCCATCACTTCGGCGCCCAAAAACGAGACGCAGGCCGCGAGAGATCACTCGATCGGCGACCCGCCAGCGGGGGCGACGGCGAAGTTGGCCTGGTCAATCTGTTGGTCAAGAGCATGACCACCCCCAGCAAGGCGTTCAGCCGCAATGCCCGCGAACTGCGGCTGCAGGCGGCCCTGTCAGGCTTGCGTGACGATCAGCGCGAAGCGATCCGCCTGAAATACATCGAAGGCTGGGCCTCCAAAGATATCGCCAACAAGCTCGGCAAGACCGACGCCGCCATCCGCGTCATGCTGACGCGAACGCTAAAGCAGCTGCAAACGGTGTTGGCCTCGCAAGAGTAA
- a CDS encoding serine/threonine-protein kinase — protein sequence MGLHGKPLNINIDDQPTTPLKLDDASASWDVLASFMERFLEQWESEALPPRVIDFLPDEPGVFRRMVLIELIKIDMEYRRQRNCDFLRLEDYHERFPELARPDGMPTDLIFEEYHVRKTSGEEVDLQEYGQRFPSQADAIVRLFKLDANTVTTSLSDGLAHSKFSTGERVGDFYLMSSLGAGAFGSVFLARQEAMQRLVALKISMDKGTEAQTLAQLDHPNIVRVYDQMRMPGQNLRLLYMQFVAGGTLQSIIREGNRRQCRDAKMLAETIAETLDQTGVVTAQNVPLKSELVDRPWSEVTCRIGMELASALHYAHEQGILHRDVKPANVLLEANGTAKLADFNISFSSQLEGTSPAAYFGGSLAYMSPEQLEACHPEHTRQASDLDGRSDVFSLGVMLWELLFGTRPFGDEELVGSWRTSLLGMAELRREQIPQPKQMPTDDVGRRLLAILQRCIKPEPRDRYQTAELLARDLGMCLEPRVAQLQQSSKRGLMALAARHPVIACIIAGIGPNAIAGFFNYVYNDQAIIRQLEGTNAFNAFWNVQFVINGTAFPLATIVGVWYLWPMVKGLRQVNHRQPPTDLLLARRRAFRLGRFVSYLGIIEWSIAGIAFPVALHILLGGLERQWYFHFVGSLLICGMIAAAYPFFFLSTLAIRAFVPPMFEAEPMNKLDVRELRWMSRHMDWFLYLAGGVPAAGVMLLLVAGHMEDPHSSLALKVLSAAGAIGFGFALSLSRSVHADITALLKAAELFDDTRDSDRN from the coding sequence ATGGGACTGCATGGCAAACCGCTGAACATCAATATCGACGATCAACCGACCACCCCGCTGAAACTGGACGATGCCAGCGCCAGCTGGGACGTACTGGCCAGCTTTATGGAGCGGTTTCTCGAACAGTGGGAGTCGGAGGCGTTGCCGCCGCGGGTGATCGATTTTCTGCCGGACGAGCCTGGCGTCTTCCGGCGAATGGTCTTGATCGAACTGATCAAGATCGACATGGAGTACCGCCGTCAGCGGAATTGCGATTTCTTGCGGCTCGAAGACTATCACGAGCGTTTTCCGGAACTGGCCCGCCCTGACGGCATGCCGACTGACCTGATCTTCGAGGAATATCATGTCCGCAAGACCTCGGGCGAAGAGGTCGATCTGCAGGAATATGGGCAGCGATTCCCCAGCCAGGCCGACGCGATCGTGCGGCTGTTCAAGCTGGATGCGAACACCGTGACGACGTCGCTGTCGGACGGGCTGGCCCATTCCAAATTCTCGACCGGTGAACGAGTTGGCGACTTTTACCTGATGTCGAGTCTCGGCGCGGGGGCGTTCGGCAGCGTTTTTCTCGCCCGCCAAGAGGCGATGCAGCGATTGGTAGCGCTAAAAATATCGATGGATAAGGGAACCGAGGCCCAGACCCTCGCCCAGCTTGACCATCCAAACATCGTCCGCGTTTACGATCAAATGCGGATGCCAGGCCAGAACCTGCGCCTGCTCTACATGCAGTTCGTCGCCGGCGGAACGTTGCAGTCGATCATCCGCGAAGGAAATCGCCGACAATGTCGCGACGCCAAGATGCTGGCCGAGACGATCGCTGAGACGCTCGACCAGACCGGCGTCGTCACCGCGCAAAACGTACCGCTAAAAAGTGAACTAGTCGATCGTCCTTGGTCGGAAGTTACCTGTCGGATCGGCATGGAACTCGCCAGCGCGCTGCACTACGCCCATGAGCAAGGCATCTTGCACCGCGACGTGAAGCCGGCGAACGTGTTGCTCGAAGCGAACGGCACCGCCAAACTGGCCGACTTCAACATCAGTTTCAGTTCGCAGTTGGAAGGGACGAGCCCGGCCGCTTATTTCGGCGGCAGCTTGGCTTATATGTCTCCTGAGCAGTTGGAAGCGTGCCATCCCGAGCATACTCGTCAGGCCAGCGACCTGGATGGTCGCAGCGACGTGTTCTCGCTCGGCGTGATGTTGTGGGAACTGTTGTTCGGCACGCGCCCTTTCGGCGACGAAGAGCTGGTCGGCAGTTGGCGCACCTCGCTATTAGGCATGGCCGAGTTACGACGCGAACAGATTCCGCAGCCGAAACAGATGCCGACTGACGACGTCGGGCGGCGATTGCTGGCGATCTTGCAGCGCTGCATCAAGCCGGAGCCGCGCGATCGCTATCAGACGGCCGAGTTGCTGGCTCGCGATTTGGGAATGTGTCTTGAGCCGCGCGTCGCCCAGCTGCAGCAAAGCTCGAAACGGGGTCTGATGGCGCTGGCCGCCCGACATCCGGTGATTGCCTGCATCATCGCCGGGATCGGGCCGAACGCGATCGCCGGGTTCTTCAACTACGTTTACAACGATCAGGCGATCATTCGCCAGTTAGAGGGAACCAACGCCTTCAATGCGTTCTGGAACGTGCAGTTCGTCATCAACGGAACTGCATTTCCGTTAGCGACGATCGTCGGCGTCTGGTATCTCTGGCCGATGGTGAAAGGGTTGCGGCAGGTCAACCATCGGCAGCCGCCCACCGATTTGTTGCTCGCGCGGCGACGAGCGTTTCGATTGGGAAGATTCGTCAGCTATCTGGGGATCATCGAATGGTCGATCGCCGGCATTGCGTTTCCGGTGGCGCTGCATATCTTGCTGGGTGGGCTAGAGCGGCAGTGGTACTTCCATTTTGTCGGTTCGCTGTTGATCTGCGGCATGATCGCCGCCGCCTATCCCTTCTTCTTTCTATCGACGCTCGCGATTCGGGCGTTTGTGCCGCCGATGTTTGAGGCCGAACCGATGAACAAGCTCGACGTTCGCGAACTTCGCTGGATGTCGCGGCACATGGATTGGTTTCTCTATCTGGCAGGCGGCGTTCCAGCGGCCGGCGTGATGTTGCTGTTGGTGGCGGGGCACATGGAAGATCCACACAGCAGTTTGGCGCTAAAGGTTTTGAGCGCCGCCGGCGCCATCGGTTTCGGCTTCGCACTCAGTCTTTCGCGTTCGGTCCATGCTGACATCACGGCGCTGTTGAAAGCGGCCGAACTGTTTGACGACACCCGCGACTCCGACCGAAATTAG